CAATAATGCCGACGAGCCGGATCAGCCTTAGTCGAGTTCCGGTCAAAACGGCTCAGGATAAAGTATGAAATTCGGAACAAAAAAGTCCCAAAAAAGCGGGATTTTCCACCGCATCGCTTGAGCAAATCAGAAGGGAAGGTCTAAGATTTAATCATTAAAATACGTAATTATACCAGACTGATCAGGACACAGATCCGAGCTGTCGTGGTCCAGCCCGTCAGATTGATATTGCGGCCTACGCGTCACCACACCAGGCACGCATGAATATTGGCAGGCAGTTCAAATCCGACCTCTGAATCAGTCGCAGTGGTACGTGGTATTTGGGCATGAAAAATACAAAAACGATCAACAAAATCCGCTATGGTCACCGATCCGGCGCGATCACCACCTTCATTAATCCGGACGACATGTATGAGCTCGATCCTTTCGTCCTGTGGGATCACTTTGAAGCCAAAGAAATCGTCCGCTCCATCGGCCTCGATTACCACGGCCATTCCGGTATTGATGCGATCAGTTACCCTGTCACGGGACGACTGCGCCATCATGACTCTGCCGGCAGCCATGTCACCCTCAACAGTGGTGATATCCATGTCATGACCTCCGGAAACGGCATCATTCACCAAGACACCATGACGCCGCAGGACGGCCGGGTCGAGTCATTTAGCTTGTGGACCGCACTTCCGGCAGGACACTCTGAAATGGCTGAAGCCTCCAGTGTGAATATTGCCTCCCCGTGTATTCCGCTGGTCGAAGAGACCGACTCGACAACCAAGGTCCTGATCGGCCAGTACAAAGACATCATGAGCCCGGTGCCCTACAGCATTCCGGTCACGTATCTGGATATTATGATCGCCCCCTACGGATGCTGGCAATTTGAACCCGATGCCAAGCAAACGACCGGCTTTCTCTATGTCCGCTCCGGGATGATCTATATCAACGGTAATCAGCTCCACCCGCACCAAATGGGCACCCTATATCCTTCTGCCCTGCCGCTGGAAATCAAAACCGGCCGGCTCGGCGCCCGGTTCTTTGTCACCTTGGGTGAACCGCTGCACCAGCACTTTGTCTCTTCGGGGAGTTCAGTGCATTCGACTGCCGCCAACCTGGTCTCCGGGACCCGACACATTGCCGAGCTGCTGGCCGCACGCAAATCCAGACATTAACCGAACCCTGTTCGGTTTCGAGGTTTGATTTCGAGGTTTGGTGTCGAGGACAAGCCAGCGGTCAGTTCCAGTTCGACAGTGAGGCGGTATGGGCAAATTCAGGCAGTATTGCAACGGATGGATGACATACCACCATCATTCGAAGCCCCGATGGCGACGCTTTCTGCGCCTGGCCCTGTTTGCCATCGGACTCATGCCATTTCCGGCTGATACCCAGGACATGGGCCATACCCCGCCGCCGTCTGTCGCCAGCAAAGCCCGGATCAAAGCACTGTATATCTATTACTTTGCCAACTTTGTCCGCTGGCCCGAACAGCGTCATCCCAACCGATTTTGCACCTACGGCAGCGATCCAGTCACCGCAACCCTGCACCAACTGGTCGAGCGCAAGAATCAACCGAATAAACAATTCAACATTCAAACGCTGGATGATCTGAACAGCCTGTCGACACAGTGTGACATCCTCTATCTCACGGCCGAACGACTGGCTTATCTCCCGGTCGTGCCGCAAATTCGCGGGATCCTTACCGTCAGTGACAGTGATGTGTTTCTGCAAAAAGGCGGCATGATTGAGCTCCGGACCTACCAGCACCGCATCAAACCCGCCATTGCCCTGGAGCATGTTAATCGCAGCGAACTGACGATCAGCGCCCACTTGCTGCGAATTGCCCTACTCCCCGCGAATGTAAAAACCGGGGGCCGGGATGAGTAAGTTGATGCGACGACTCTCGTTAAGCCAGCGGCTTTCCATCCCGGTGATGAGTGTCATTATTTTGGTTTTTCTCTGTTTTCAGTTCATCACGTATCAGAACTATCTCAGCATTGAGCAGCAGAATCTGCTAACCCGGACCCGGATCCTGGCCAGTGGTGTCGGCATGAATCTCACCGCTGCCGTTCTGTTCAACGATCCTGTCGTCGGTAATGAAGTGCTCTCAGCCTTTAAAGCGGATCCATTGGTGGCCTGGGTCCGGCTTGAACACCCCGATCATCGCGTGTTCGCCCGCTATGAAAATCCGGCGCTCACTTTCGTGCCACCGAGCACCGAGCAGCAGCACCAGATTGCCAGCCAGGGCCACCACTTCGGAGATGATCTGCTCTATCTGATCGTGCCGGTGACCCTGGACAATGAGCCGATTGCCCACATGCACATTGCCGTCTCCCTGCAAACCTTGAAAGAAGTTCGCCGGACCCATTTTCAGATCAGCTTTGCGTTGCTGCTGGTGATCTTTGCCATCAGTGCCTATGTGGTCAACCGGATCCAAACCTGGGTGACACAGCCCATCACCCAGCTCAACCACGCGATGACCCGGATCATCAAGAATGAAAATCCGGCGCCGCTCCAGCCCCATACCTATGATGAGCTGGGCGAATTGGTTAAATGTTTCAACAGCATGCAGGTCAAACTGAACGAGCGGAATGCCAAGATCCGCGCGACGCTGCGCCAATTGGGCGATGAGAAGGCCTTTGCTGACGATATTATCGAGACAGTTCAACATGCGTTGATTGTGGTCGATGCCCAGCAGCGCATCACCCTGGCCAACGAAGCCTGCGCAGGGGTCTTAGAACACAAACCGGACAATCTGCTCGGCATGCAAATTAAAGCGGCCATCCGGCCGGAAGCGCCGGACATATTTCAAAGCCAGGTGCAGGCCGTACTCAAAGGGGAACACCAGCTTGATCAGACTGTAGTGATTGGCGCCAATTCGGGCGGCGAGACCCGGTACTATCAGCTCACCAGTCGCCCGTTGCATAAACGCCAGCAAACCCTGTTTGCGATTGAGAATGTGACCAAACGCCAGTTAGCGCAGCGGCAGCAAAAGATGGCCGCCAAGGTCTTCGACAGCAGTCAGGATGCAATCATGCTCCTCAACAGCGCCGGCAAGGTCCAGATGGTCAACCCG
Above is a window of Photobacterium sp. TY1-4 DNA encoding:
- a CDS encoding pirin family protein; protein product: MKNTKTINKIRYGHRSGAITTFINPDDMYELDPFVLWDHFEAKEIVRSIGLDYHGHSGIDAISYPVTGRLRHHDSAGSHVTLNSGDIHVMTSGNGIIHQDTMTPQDGRVESFSLWTALPAGHSEMAEASSVNIASPCIPLVEETDSTTKVLIGQYKDIMSPVPYSIPVTYLDIMIAPYGCWQFEPDAKQTTGFLYVRSGMIYINGNQLHPHQMGTLYPSALPLEIKTGRLGARFFVTLGEPLHQHFVSSGSSVHSTAANLVSGTRHIAELLAARKSRH
- a CDS encoding YfiR family protein, producing MTYHHHSKPRWRRFLRLALFAIGLMPFPADTQDMGHTPPPSVASKARIKALYIYYFANFVRWPEQRHPNRFCTYGSDPVTATLHQLVERKNQPNKQFNIQTLDDLNSLSTQCDILYLTAERLAYLPVVPQIRGILTVSDSDVFLQKGGMIELRTYQHRIKPAIALEHVNRSELTISAHLLRIALLPANVKTGGRDE
- a CDS encoding diguanylate cyclase domain-containing protein; this translates as MSKLMRRLSLSQRLSIPVMSVIILVFLCFQFITYQNYLSIEQQNLLTRTRILASGVGMNLTAAVLFNDPVVGNEVLSAFKADPLVAWVRLEHPDHRVFARYENPALTFVPPSTEQQHQIASQGHHFGDDLLYLIVPVTLDNEPIAHMHIAVSLQTLKEVRRTHFQISFALLLVIFAISAYVVNRIQTWVTQPITQLNHAMTRIIKNENPAPLQPHTYDELGELVKCFNSMQVKLNERNAKIRATLRQLGDEKAFADDIIETVQHALIVVDAQQRITLANEACAGVLEHKPDNLLGMQIKAAIRPEAPDIFQSQVQAVLKGEHQLDQTVVIGANSGGETRYYQLTSRPLHKRQQTLFAIENVTKRQLAQRQQKMAAKVFDSSQDAIMLLNSAGKVQMVNPAFTQYLGYDAREVIGRHFHRFIDVATFGRMEQLIMRELAQTGHWQGEINQRCKDGSYIPLLVRINNIKDSHDLQTVLIASDLRSMKEMKRLEHLATHDPLTNLANRSKLCEEIDHLLMAQQQSQQLFAVLFIDLDDFKQINDNYGHNAGDLVLKIIAERLNRTVRRSDLVARLAGDEFVTVIYPVGQQADVVLTSQRLLRRIREPIQLEKEAQVDMGASIGCYYVHPEQGLTVEDILRRADKAMYGAKLSGKGQIIEFNTYHPGPRSV